From Sinorhizobium sp. RAC02, a single genomic window includes:
- a CDS encoding thiamine pyrophosphate-binding protein gives MTTEYETRSGGQILVDALRVHGVERVFGVPGESYLAALDAFHDAEDAIEFVICRQEGGAAYMAEAYGKLTGKPGICFVTRGPGATNASVGVHTAFQDSTPMILFIGQVARDQMEREAFQEIDYRRMFGQMAKWVVEIEDAARIPELISQAFHRAVNGRPGPVVVALPEDMLTDVVAIADTPAYKRVETYAGEPQLDELIALLAKATRPMVVAGGGGWTQQAVADLRAFSEAFSLPVAASFRCQDLFDNTHGNYAGDLGLAAGPKLIQHVKDCDLLISIGARLGEMTTGAYTLIDIPVPKQTFVHVHPGAEELGRVYHATLPINASVAGFLAQAKKLKPVAAPAWRDWTAAAHADYLENINHPQVPGAVQMGEVMEWLRGHLPADAILTTGAGNYSAWAHRFYQYRTFRTQLGPTNGSMGYGVPAAIAAKITVPERTVVAFAGDGCFLMNGQELATAMQYDARVIFLVINNGMYGTIRMHQERNYPGRVSGTRLTNPDFADLARSYGLHAETVERTEEFADAFLRSEASGKPALIEIRIDPEALTPKMSLTQIREQALAAGK, from the coding sequence ATGACAACCGAATATGAGACACGCAGCGGCGGCCAGATCCTGGTCGACGCACTGAGGGTTCATGGCGTCGAACGGGTGTTCGGCGTGCCGGGTGAGAGCTATCTGGCGGCGCTGGATGCCTTTCACGATGCCGAGGATGCGATCGAGTTCGTCATCTGCCGTCAGGAGGGCGGGGCGGCCTATATGGCAGAGGCCTATGGCAAGTTGACGGGCAAGCCCGGCATCTGCTTCGTCACCCGCGGGCCGGGCGCCACCAATGCCTCTGTCGGCGTGCATACGGCGTTCCAGGATTCGACGCCGATGATCCTCTTCATCGGCCAGGTGGCGCGCGACCAGATGGAGCGCGAAGCCTTCCAGGAGATCGACTATCGCCGCATGTTCGGCCAGATGGCGAAATGGGTGGTGGAGATCGAGGATGCGGCACGCATTCCCGAACTCATCAGCCAGGCCTTCCACCGCGCCGTCAACGGTCGTCCGGGACCGGTGGTCGTGGCGCTGCCGGAGGACATGCTGACGGATGTGGTGGCCATTGCCGATACACCGGCCTACAAACGGGTGGAAACCTATGCCGGTGAGCCACAGCTCGACGAGTTGATCGCACTGCTGGCAAAGGCGACGCGACCCATGGTCGTCGCCGGCGGCGGCGGCTGGACGCAGCAGGCGGTTGCCGATCTGCGCGCCTTCTCGGAAGCGTTTTCGCTTCCGGTCGCTGCTTCGTTCCGCTGCCAGGATCTCTTCGACAATACGCATGGGAACTATGCGGGCGATCTTGGCCTTGCGGCCGGGCCGAAGCTGATCCAGCACGTGAAGGATTGCGACTTGCTGATCTCCATCGGCGCTCGCCTTGGCGAGATGACGACCGGCGCCTACACGCTGATCGACATTCCTGTACCGAAGCAAACATTCGTCCATGTTCATCCCGGCGCGGAGGAACTCGGCCGCGTCTATCATGCCACGCTCCCGATCAATGCCAGTGTAGCCGGTTTTCTGGCGCAGGCCAAAAAGCTGAAGCCTGTGGCAGCGCCAGCCTGGCGTGATTGGACGGCGGCGGCCCATGCCGACTATCTCGAAAACATCAACCATCCGCAGGTGCCGGGGGCCGTCCAAATGGGCGAGGTCATGGAATGGTTGCGCGGCCATCTGCCGGCCGATGCCATCCTGACGACGGGCGCGGGCAACTATTCCGCCTGGGCGCATCGCTTCTACCAGTACCGCACATTCCGCACCCAGCTCGGGCCGACCAACGGCTCGATGGGCTATGGCGTGCCGGCGGCAATCGCCGCAAAAATCACAGTGCCGGAGCGCACTGTGGTCGCCTTCGCCGGCGACGGCTGCTTCCTGATGAACGGGCAGGAACTGGCCACCGCGATGCAGTATGACGCCCGCGTCATCTTCCTTGTCATCAACAACGGCATGTACGGCACGATCCGCATGCATCAGGAGCGCAACTATCCCGGTCGCGTTTCGGGCACGAGGCTCACCAACCCGGATTTTGCCGATCTCGCCCGCTCGTATGGCCTGCACGCGGAGACGGTGGAGAGGACGGAGGAATTCGCCGATGCCTTCCTGCGCTCGGAAGCCTCCGGCAAGCCGGCGCTGATCGAAATCCGCATCGACCCGGAAGCGCTGACGCCCAAGATGAGCCTGACGCAGATCCGCGAACAGGCACTTGCAGCGGGCAAATGA
- a CDS encoding FadR/GntR family transcriptional regulator, translating to MSIITQRGNLAEIVVAKLAERIDSGLYAPGEKIPSSAQLCEEFGVSRTVIREALTSLKVAGRVISRQGAGVYVTEKDVKTLNFEISRIDDIRSAMQILELRLGVEMQSVALAAQRRTPEALAEIARAFDYIENLDTNDPEIEARADFDFHLAIAKATRNSHFPSFLVAVMGEINFDLVLKHRQSGRTYNAYLKKINKEHASILAAITQGDAKAAKQALVAHLEESLTRYRAMLDEPAGSEADD from the coding sequence ATGTCGATCATAACACAGCGCGGCAATCTCGCGGAAATCGTCGTCGCCAAACTTGCCGAGCGCATCGATAGCGGACTTTATGCGCCCGGCGAAAAGATCCCGTCAAGCGCCCAGCTCTGCGAGGAGTTCGGCGTTTCCCGCACGGTCATTCGCGAAGCGCTCACCTCGCTCAAGGTGGCAGGCCGGGTCATTTCGCGGCAGGGTGCCGGCGTCTATGTCACGGAGAAGGACGTCAAGACGCTGAACTTCGAGATCAGCCGCATCGATGACATCCGCTCCGCCATGCAGATCCTCGAACTGCGCCTCGGCGTCGAGATGCAGTCCGTGGCGCTTGCCGCGCAGCGTCGCACGCCGGAAGCGCTGGCCGAGATCGCTCGCGCCTTCGACTATATCGAAAACCTCGATACGAACGATCCCGAGATCGAGGCGCGCGCCGATTTCGATTTCCATCTTGCCATCGCCAAGGCCACGCGCAACTCGCATTTTCCGAGTTTTCTTGTCGCGGTGATGGGCGAGATTAACTTCGATCTGGTGCTCAAGCATCGCCAATCCGGCCGCACCTACAATGCCTATCTGAAGAAGATCAACAAGGAGCATGCCAGCATTCTCGCGGCGATCACACAGGGCGATGCCAAGGCTGCCAAACAGGCGCTGGTCGCGCATCTGGAGGAAAGCCTCACCCGCTACCGCGCCATGCTGGACGAGCCGGCGGGCAGCGAAGCGGACGACTGA
- a CDS encoding FAD-binding and (Fe-S)-binding domain-containing protein — MIPRLDTNRAVSTSNTGFFKHLASTGFEGDVGTDASERTVYSTDNSIYQVAPAGVLFPKNIDDLKRIAKTLARSEFSGVTITPRGGGTGTNGQSLTNGIVVDCSRHMNRIIEIDPVRQTARVDAGVVKDQLNKALEPYGLFFAPELSTSNRATIGGMISTDACGQGSCLYGKTSNHVRALRVVLTDGTDFLSRPVREEELRALQARRDRIGDIHRTLARIATDNREQIEAIFPKLNRFMTGYDLAHLQRGDGLFDLNALLCGSEGTLAMIAEAELALLPIPACAALINIRYDNFNAALEDARTLVALNVASVETIDETVLRLAKGDSVWPRIAGFFPDDADGPANGINIVEVLADTSGDLAEKLALVSAALEGTAFPGRKGFTTTHGKADIDAIWTMRKRAVGLLGNVEGPIRPVPFVEDTAVPPEHLAAYIREFRTLLDGEGLTYGMFGHVDAGVLHVRPALDLTRADHAALVRRISDAVVALTQKYGGVLWGEHGKGVRSEYVPAFFGPLYPCLQDIKQAFDPLNQLNPGKIVAPAGSTLPKIDDIPLRGSLDRIIGNDIRAAFDNAAYCNGNGACFDFDADGLMCPSYKATRDRRFSPKGRASLMREWLRRLAEKGVDPRQAAERLRRSSAALRLACRAWNSLNPANRDDFSHEVRAAMDTCLACKACAGQCPVKVSVPAFRSKFLELYYGRYLRPLKDPIVAAIETILPVMARTRPLYNIFVGSTIGRAAMRFAGLTALPALPAPSLRRSVAIATPQALASLSGKERASTVIFVPDAFTEHFDPQVLSAAIDVAVLLGFRPLLAPPLGNGKALHVLGYLGAFERAAGRTARQLDRMADTGVALVGIDPSMTLAYRSEYGATRLRARVLLPQEWLAQLIDRLPSPVPVGDRPLYRLMAHCTERSNLPAAASQWGAVFAKLGIELSVIEAGCCGMAGMFGHEVRNRALSEKLYAMSWQPALARLGTEDVLMATGYSCRSQVKLMAERRIPHPLEVICTLLQANAAAIGEACHV; from the coding sequence ATGATCCCCCGCCTCGATACCAACCGGGCCGTTTCGACATCCAATACCGGCTTTTTCAAGCATCTCGCCTCCACAGGGTTCGAGGGTGACGTGGGCACCGATGCTTCGGAGCGCACTGTCTATTCCACCGACAATTCCATCTACCAGGTGGCGCCTGCCGGCGTGCTGTTTCCTAAAAACATCGACGATCTCAAGCGCATTGCCAAGACCCTCGCGAGGTCGGAATTTTCCGGCGTCACGATTACCCCGCGCGGCGGCGGCACGGGTACGAATGGCCAGTCGCTGACAAACGGCATCGTTGTCGACTGCTCGCGCCATATGAACAGGATCATCGAGATCGATCCGGTCCGTCAAACCGCACGCGTGGACGCCGGCGTCGTCAAGGACCAGTTGAACAAGGCATTGGAACCTTACGGCCTGTTTTTCGCGCCGGAGCTGTCCACTTCCAACCGGGCGACGATCGGCGGTATGATCTCGACGGATGCGTGCGGCCAGGGATCCTGCCTTTACGGAAAGACCAGCAACCATGTCCGCGCCCTGCGCGTGGTTTTGACGGACGGCACCGATTTCCTCTCCCGCCCCGTGCGGGAAGAAGAATTGCGGGCGCTTCAGGCCCGGCGCGACCGCATCGGCGACATCCACAGGACGCTCGCTCGCATCGCGACCGACAACCGCGAGCAGATCGAGGCGATTTTCCCGAAGCTCAATCGCTTCATGACCGGCTATGACCTCGCCCATCTCCAGCGCGGGGATGGTCTTTTTGACCTGAACGCCTTGCTTTGCGGATCCGAAGGCACGCTTGCGATGATCGCCGAGGCGGAACTGGCGTTGTTGCCAATTCCCGCCTGCGCGGCGCTCATCAACATCCGCTACGACAATTTCAATGCCGCGCTCGAAGACGCCCGCACGCTCGTCGCTCTCAACGTCGCCTCGGTCGAGACGATCGACGAGACGGTCCTGCGGCTTGCGAAGGGCGACAGTGTCTGGCCGCGCATCGCAGGCTTTTTTCCAGACGATGCCGACGGGCCGGCGAACGGCATCAACATTGTCGAGGTTCTGGCCGACACCTCGGGGGATCTTGCCGAGAAACTCGCTCTCGTCAGCGCGGCACTCGAAGGAACCGCCTTCCCCGGCCGGAAAGGCTTTACCACGACGCATGGCAAGGCCGATATCGACGCCATCTGGACGATGCGCAAGCGGGCGGTCGGCCTGCTTGGCAATGTCGAAGGCCCGATCCGGCCGGTGCCCTTCGTCGAGGATACCGCCGTTCCGCCAGAACATCTCGCCGCCTATATCCGCGAATTCCGGACATTGCTCGATGGAGAAGGGTTGACCTATGGCATGTTCGGCCACGTGGATGCGGGCGTGCTGCATGTGCGTCCTGCGCTCGATCTGACCCGCGCAGACCATGCTGCGCTCGTACGGCGGATCAGTGACGCCGTCGTCGCGCTGACGCAAAAATACGGTGGTGTTCTCTGGGGCGAACACGGCAAGGGGGTGCGCTCGGAATATGTGCCGGCCTTCTTCGGCCCCCTCTATCCATGCTTGCAGGACATCAAGCAGGCCTTCGACCCGCTCAACCAGCTAAATCCCGGCAAGATCGTCGCGCCTGCCGGCAGCACCCTGCCGAAGATCGACGACATTCCCTTGCGTGGCAGCCTCGACCGCATCATCGGCAACGACATCCGCGCCGCCTTCGACAATGCAGCCTATTGCAATGGCAACGGCGCCTGTTTCGATTTCGATGCCGATGGGCTCATGTGCCCTTCCTACAAGGCGACGCGCGACCGACGGTTTTCACCGAAGGGCCGCGCCTCGCTGATGCGGGAGTGGCTTCGCCGGCTTGCCGAAAAAGGCGTCGATCCGCGCCAGGCGGCGGAACGCTTGCGCCGCTCGAGCGCCGCCCTAAGGCTGGCTTGTCGCGCCTGGAACTCGCTCAACCCCGCAAACCGCGACGACTTCTCCCATGAGGTGCGGGCGGCGATGGATACCTGCCTCGCCTGCAAGGCCTGCGCAGGCCAGTGTCCCGTCAAGGTGAGCGTACCCGCCTTCCGTTCCAAATTCCTCGAACTCTACTACGGACGCTACCTGCGCCCCCTGAAGGACCCGATCGTCGCTGCCATCGAAACCATATTGCCGGTGATGGCGCGAACGCGACCGCTCTACAATATCTTCGTCGGCTCCACGATCGGCCGGGCGGCGATGCGCTTTGCGGGCCTGACGGCACTTCCTGCCCTGCCCGCCCCTTCGCTTCGCCGCAGCGTCGCCATTGCAACACCGCAGGCACTCGCGAGCCTGAGCGGGAAGGAACGGGCCAGCACGGTTATCTTCGTGCCCGACGCCTTTACCGAACATTTCGACCCGCAGGTACTGTCCGCCGCCATCGATGTCGCAGTCCTCCTCGGGTTTCGGCCCCTCCTCGCGCCGCCGCTTGGCAACGGCAAGGCGCTGCACGTGCTCGGGTATCTCGGCGCTTTTGAGAGAGCAGCAGGGCGGACCGCCCGGCAGCTCGACCGTATGGCCGATACCGGAGTGGCGCTGGTCGGCATCGATCCCTCGATGACGCTCGCCTATCGCAGCGAATATGGCGCGACACGGCTGCGTGCGCGCGTCCTGCTACCGCAGGAATGGCTGGCGCAATTGATCGACCGGCTGCCCTCACCCGTTCCCGTGGGCGACCGACCGCTCTATCGGCTGATGGCGCATTGCACGGAACGCAGCAACCTGCCGGCGGCCGCCAGCCAATGGGGTGCGGTCTTCGCAAAACTGGGCATCGAGCTTTCCGTCATCGAGGCCGGCTGCTGCGGCATGGCGGGCATGTTTGGTCATGAGGTGCGCAACCGCGCGCTTTCGGAGAAACTCTATGCGATGAGCTGGCAGCCCGCCCTCGCAAGGCTGGGAACGGAAGATGTGCTCATGGCGACGGGCTATTCCTGCCGTTCGCAGGTAAAGCTGATGGCGGAGCGGCGCATTCCGCATCCCCTGGAAGTTATCTGCACCCTTCTTCAGGCGAATGCCGCTGCCATTGGAGAAGCCTGCCATGTATGA
- a CDS encoding SDR family oxidoreductase: MKNQSVVIVGGASGLGLTTAKLMAAHGATKIGLIDRNEALLTSSAAELTALGVEVATAVADISRAETAHAGFDAVAAKLGRVHALVNSAAIYPRKAILDITDEDWDLENAINVKGTYHMMVAAVRHMRQFVNAPDVTGRIVNITSVDAFKAHPQNAHYAATKAAVVSLTKSFAQECAKDQILVNSVAPAGFATDRAKELGFLPELAKASALGRAAEPVEMAEWIVMMASSRNTYATGENVVISGGYIYV, translated from the coding sequence GTGAAAAACCAGTCTGTTGTCATAGTCGGTGGCGCTTCGGGCCTCGGGCTCACGACGGCGAAGCTGATGGCCGCGCATGGCGCGACGAAGATCGGCCTCATCGATCGCAACGAGGCGTTGCTGACATCCTCTGCAGCGGAACTGACGGCGCTCGGCGTCGAGGTGGCGACCGCGGTGGCGGATATTTCCCGTGCCGAAACGGCGCATGCCGGCTTCGATGCCGTTGCTGCCAAACTCGGCCGCGTCCATGCCCTCGTCAACAGCGCAGCAATCTACCCGCGCAAGGCCATTCTCGACATTACCGATGAAGATTGGGATCTCGAAAATGCGATCAATGTCAAAGGCACCTACCATATGATGGTCGCAGCCGTGCGCCATATGCGCCAGTTCGTGAACGCGCCGGACGTCACTGGCCGTATCGTGAACATTACCTCGGTCGATGCGTTCAAGGCCCATCCGCAGAACGCGCATTATGCGGCGACCAAGGCGGCGGTCGTCAGCCTGACGAAATCCTTTGCGCAGGAATGCGCCAAGGACCAGATTCTCGTGAACTCCGTAGCGCCCGCCGGCTTTGCCACCGACCGCGCCAAGGAACTCGGCTTTCTGCCGGAACTGGCGAAAGCCAGCGCGCTCGGCCGCGCCGCCGAACCGGTTGAAATGGCCGAATGGATCGTCATGATGGCATCGAGCCGGAATACCTATGCGACCGGCGAGAATGTCGTGATCAGCGGGGGATACATCTATGTCTGA
- a CDS encoding SDR family oxidoreductase: MSDVYRVAVVTGATSGIGKAIVPMLRKRGLDVYAIGRNEAQLAELAKTSGAIPVQADVRDSARIADALAGVEVDILVNNAGILSTRAAFQDIDPAEIDAMVDINLKAPMHLTRIVLPGMVSRKRGHLIYIGSSGGQAAFPGMGAYGPSKAGLSLFCDNLRCDLLGTSVRVSEIVPGRVQTALYRTSIPDNQASAVLYDGYRPIQPENIAQIINDVIALPVYVDVARVEVFPTDQATGGGSMVRFPAS; encoded by the coding sequence ATGTCTGACGTCTACCGCGTCGCCGTCGTCACGGGCGCGACCAGCGGCATCGGCAAGGCCATCGTGCCGATGCTGCGCAAGCGCGGGCTTGACGTCTATGCCATCGGGCGCAACGAGGCGCAGCTAGCTGAACTGGCGAAGACAAGCGGCGCGATCCCCGTTCAGGCGGATGTACGCGATAGCGCGCGCATAGCCGACGCGCTGGCCGGCGTCGAGGTCGATATCCTCGTCAACAATGCCGGCATCCTCTCGACCCGCGCAGCCTTTCAGGACATCGACCCCGCCGAAATCGACGCGATGGTCGATATCAATCTCAAGGCGCCGATGCACCTGACGCGCATCGTCCTGCCGGGCATGGTTTCGCGCAAGCGCGGCCACCTCATCTATATAGGCTCCAGCGGCGGCCAGGCGGCATTTCCGGGCATGGGGGCTTACGGCCCCTCGAAGGCCGGCCTCAGCCTCTTTTGCGATAACCTGCGCTGCGACCTGCTCGGAACCTCGGTCCGCGTCAGCGAGATCGTGCCCGGCCGCGTGCAGACGGCGCTGTACCGCACCTCGATCCCGGACAATCAGGCGAGCGCCGTACTCTATGACGGCTACCGTCCGATCCAGCCGGAAAACATCGCGCAGATCATCAACGACGTGATTGCGCTGCCCGTCTATGTCGATGTCGCCCGCGTCGAGGTTTTCCCGACCGACCAGGCGACCGGCGGCGGATCCATGGTAAGATTTCCGGCAAGCTGA
- a CDS encoding TRAP transporter small permease: MNVVTRFAKVPTYWIDQASIFSLIWFGFIGASVMTRLRIHFAVTLLSDQLSPKWVVRLRALATGTSLTFAIGFAVVCWLWLDPLGIASHGFDAQAFASETFNFLYTERTQTLEWPSWIVNLILPIFALTPTVHNAANLLEDLGIARKREQAPLTTAEGAA, translated from the coding sequence GTGAACGTCGTCACTCGTTTCGCCAAGGTGCCGACCTACTGGATCGATCAGGCTTCGATTTTCTCGTTGATCTGGTTCGGCTTCATCGGGGCATCGGTCATGACGCGGCTGCGGATCCATTTCGCCGTCACGCTCCTGTCGGATCAGTTGTCGCCCAAATGGGTCGTGCGGTTGCGCGCGCTCGCCACCGGAACATCGCTGACCTTTGCGATCGGTTTTGCGGTGGTGTGCTGGTTGTGGTTGGATCCGCTCGGCATCGCTTCCCACGGTTTTGATGCCCAGGCTTTTGCCTCGGAAACCTTCAACTTCCTCTATACCGAGCGGACCCAGACGCTGGAATGGCCGAGCTGGATCGTCAACCTGATCCTGCCGATCTTCGCTCTCACTCCCACCGTCCACAACGCTGCCAACTTGCTTGAAGACCTCGGGATCGCGCGCAAGCGCGAGCAGGCCCCGCTAACGACTGCCGAAGGAGCCGCTTGA
- the nrdH gene encoding glutaredoxin-like protein NrdH codes for MSITVYSKPACVQCTATTRALDRQGIDYSVVDVSEDADAFALVQGLGYRQVPVVIAGEQHWAGFRPDMISALA; via the coding sequence ATGTCCATCACCGTCTACAGCAAGCCTGCCTGCGTCCAGTGCACCGCGACCACCCGCGCGCTCGACCGCCAGGGCATCGATTACAGCGTCGTCGACGTCTCCGAGGATGCCGATGCCTTCGCGCTCGTGCAGGGGCTCGGCTACCGGCAGGTCCCTGTCGTCATCGCCGGCGAGCAGCATTGGGCCGGCTTTCGTCCGGATATGATCAGCGCGCTGGCTTGA
- the nrdI gene encoding class Ib ribonucleoside-diphosphate reductase assembly flavoprotein NrdI, with protein sequence MGGLVYFSTRSENTRRFVEKLGLPASRIPLRADETLKAKAAFVLVVPTYCGEDGKGAVPKQVIRFLNDAENRANLRGVIAAGNSNFGATFGIAGDVISAKCGVPYLYRFELLGTDEDVANVKDGLERFWTR encoded by the coding sequence ATGGGCGGGCTCGTCTATTTTTCCACCCGGTCGGAAAACACCCGTCGGTTCGTGGAAAAGCTCGGCCTTCCAGCCTCCCGCATTCCTCTCCGCGCCGACGAGACGCTGAAGGCGAAGGCGGCCTTCGTGCTCGTCGTGCCGACCTACTGCGGTGAGGACGGGAAAGGCGCCGTTCCCAAGCAGGTGATCCGCTTCCTCAACGATGCGGAAAACCGCGCAAACCTTCGCGGCGTGATTGCCGCGGGCAACAGCAATTTCGGCGCGACCTTCGGGATCGCCGGCGATGTCATCTCCGCCAAATGCGGGGTGCCGTACCTCTATCGCTTCGAGCTTCTGGGCACGGATGAGGATGTCGCCAACGTCAAAGATGGATTGGAACGATTTTGGACACGATGA
- the nrdE gene encoding class 1b ribonucleoside-diphosphate reductase subunit alpha yields MTLDKPIKAPEITALDYHALNAMLNLYDEGGKIQLDKDRLAAKQYFLQHVNQNTVFFHNLREKLDYLVTEGYYEQEVLDQYAFNFVRDLFDHAYDKKFRFPTFLGAFKYYTSYTLKTFDGKRYLERYEDRVCMVALALARGNEQLARDLVDEIISGRFQPATPTFLNAGKKQRGELVSCFLLRIEDNMESIGRSINSALQLSKRGGGVALSLTNLREMGAPIKQIENQSSGVIPVMKLLEDSFSYANQLGARQGAGAVYLNAHHPDIMRFLDTKRENADEKIRIKTLSLGVVIPDITFELAKNNEDMYLFSPHDVERVYGVAFSEISVTEKYREMVEDARIKKKKIKARDFFQIIAEIQFESGYPYIMFEDTVNRANPIAGRISMSNLCSEILQVSEPSTFNDDLSYATMGKDISCNLGSLNIAAAMDSPDFGQTIETSIRALTAVSEMSHISSVPSVEKGNDDSHAIGLGQMNLHGYLARERIFYGSEEGVDFTNIYFYTVTYHAIRASNRLAVEKGVSFKGFENSKYASGEYFDKYTEAEWLPATDKVHGIFDEAGIHIPTQDDWQSLKAAVMAGGLYNQNLQAVPPTGSISYINHSTSSIHPIVSKIEIRKEGKIGRVYYPAAFMTNDNLDYYQDAYEIGPEKIIDTYAAATQHVDQGLSLTLFFRDTATTRDINRAQIHAWKKGIKTIYYIRLRQMALSGTEVQGCVSCAL; encoded by the coding sequence ATGACGCTCGACAAGCCGATCAAGGCCCCGGAGATTACGGCGCTGGACTACCACGCGCTGAACGCCATGCTGAACCTCTACGACGAGGGTGGAAAAATCCAGCTCGACAAGGACCGGCTGGCCGCCAAGCAGTATTTCCTCCAGCACGTCAACCAGAACACCGTGTTCTTCCATAACCTCAGGGAAAAACTCGATTATCTGGTGACGGAGGGCTACTACGAGCAGGAGGTTCTGGACCAGTATGCCTTCAATTTCGTGCGTGACCTGTTCGACCACGCCTATGACAAGAAGTTCCGTTTCCCGACCTTCCTCGGCGCCTTCAAATATTACACGTCCTATACGCTGAAGACTTTCGACGGGAAGCGCTACCTGGAGCGCTATGAGGACCGCGTCTGCATGGTGGCGCTGGCGCTGGCGCGCGGCAACGAACAGCTTGCCCGCGACCTCGTCGATGAGATCATTTCCGGCCGCTTCCAGCCGGCGACGCCGACCTTCCTCAATGCCGGCAAGAAGCAGCGAGGAGAACTCGTTTCGTGTTTTCTGCTGCGCATCGAAGACAACATGGAGAGCATCGGCCGCTCGATCAATTCGGCCTTGCAGCTCTCCAAGCGCGGCGGCGGCGTGGCGCTTTCGCTGACGAACCTTCGCGAAATGGGTGCGCCGATCAAGCAGATCGAGAACCAGTCCTCCGGCGTCATTCCGGTGATGAAGCTATTGGAAGATTCCTTCTCCTACGCCAACCAGCTCGGTGCGCGGCAGGGCGCGGGTGCGGTCTATCTCAACGCCCATCATCCCGACATCATGCGCTTCCTCGATACCAAGCGCGAGAATGCTGACGAGAAGATCCGCATCAAGACGCTGTCGCTTGGCGTCGTCATCCCCGACATCACCTTCGAGCTCGCGAAGAACAACGAGGACATGTACCTGTTCTCGCCGCATGACGTGGAGCGCGTCTACGGTGTTGCCTTCTCCGAGATTTCGGTGACGGAAAAGTACCGCGAGATGGTCGAGGACGCCCGCATCAAGAAGAAGAAGATCAAGGCGCGCGACTTCTTCCAGATCATCGCCGAGATCCAGTTCGAAAGCGGCTATCCGTACATCATGTTCGAGGACACGGTGAACCGGGCAAACCCCATCGCCGGGCGTATCTCCATGAGTAACCTCTGCTCGGAAATCCTGCAGGTCAGCGAGCCGAGCACGTTCAACGACGACCTCTCCTATGCGACGATGGGCAAGGACATTTCCTGCAATCTCGGCTCGCTCAACATAGCGGCTGCTATGGATAGCCCCGATTTCGGCCAGACGATCGAGACGTCGATCCGGGCACTCACGGCCGTCTCCGAGATGAGCCACATCTCCTCGGTCCCCTCCGTCGAGAAGGGCAATGACGACAGCCACGCCATCGGCCTCGGCCAGATGAACCTGCACGGCTACCTCGCCCGCGAGCGCATCTTCTATGGATCGGAAGAGGGCGTCGACTTCACCAATATCTATTTCTACACGGTGACGTACCACGCCATCCGCGCCTCCAACCGGCTGGCGGTCGAGAAGGGCGTGAGCTTCAAAGGCTTCGAGAATTCGAAATACGCTTCCGGCGAATATTTCGACAAATACACGGAAGCGGAATGGCTGCCGGCGACGGATAAGGTGCACGGGATTTTCGACGAGGCGGGTATCCATATCCCGACGCAAGATGACTGGCAGTCTCTGAAGGCTGCAGTCATGGCAGGTGGTCTCTACAACCAGAACCTCCAGGCCGTGCCGCCGACGGGCTCGATCTCCTATATCAATCACTCGACGTCCTCGATCCACCCGATCGTCTCGAAGATCGAGATTCGCAAGGAAGGCAAGATCGGCCGCGTCTATTATCCGGCCGCCTTCATGACGAACGACAATCTCGACTACTACCAGGACGCCTATGAGATCGGCCCGGAGAAGATCATCGACACCTATGCGGCGGCGACGCAGCATGTCGACCAGGGCCTGTCGCTGACCTTGTTCTTCCGCGACACCGCGACGACGCGCGACATCAACCGGGCGCAGATCCATGCCTGGAAGAAGGGCATCAAGACCATCTACTACATCCGCCTTCGCCAAATGGCGCTGTCCGGCACGGAAGTGCAGGGCTGCGTCTCGTGCGCATTGTGA